A section of the Primulina eburnea isolate SZY01 chromosome 1, ASM2296580v1, whole genome shotgun sequence genome encodes:
- the LOC140812536 gene encoding 11S globulin seed storage protein 2-like codes for MVPRFLLALSLSLLVSSSFGERTPFQLTEKQQCRLQRITAAQPSKRINSEGGETELWNERDDQFQCAGVVAMRNILRPNALSLPNFHPYPRLVFIEQGYGYISVTYPGCAETYHAESSQRTRESKEKWETTERGSERDLHQKVHRIRKGDIVAIPAGAVHWCYNAGKEDLVAISINDLNHQANQLDQKFRAFYLAGGVPKKGQQEGGRFEEETFHNVLKEFDTNLLAEAFDMPEEIVRQMQKGGEERGLSVIAQEKMSFIRPDEQEEWGKHEERYDNGLEETYCSMKISTNVESRREADIYSRQAGKLNVADKHKLPILKFLDMSAERGDLFPNALLSPDWSMQGHTIVYVTRGDAQIQISNHNGETLMNDRVNKGDMFVVPQYYVSTARAGESGFEWVAFKTTGWPIRNPLAGYTSVIRGLPLQVITNSYQISPKQAEELKMNRGGQSFLMSPGRGRQF; via the exons ATGGTGCCCAGGTTTCTGCTAGCACTGTCCCTGTCACTTCTGGTTTCATCATCATTTGGCGAGAGAACCCCTTTCCAGCTGACTGAGAAGCAGCAATGCCGTTTGCAGCGCATCACGGCGGCGCAGCCCTCCAAGAGGATCAATTCTGAAGGCGGGGAGACCGAGTTATGGAACGAAAGAGATGACCAGTTCCAATGTGCTGGAGTAGTTGCCATGAGAAACATCCTCCGGCCTAATGCGCTCTCTTTGCCCAATTTCCATCCCTATCCCCGCCTTGTTTTCATCGAGCAag GTTATGGGTACATAAGTGTAACTTACCCTGGCTGTGCGGAAACATACCACGCAGAAAGTTCTCAGAGAACACGCGAAAGCAAAGAAAAATGGGAGACAACTGAGCGAGGAAGTGAAAGGGACTTGCACCAGAAAGTGCACCGTATTCGTAAAGGAGACATCGTCGCCATTCCCGCTGGTGCAGTACATTGGTGCTATAACGCTGGAAAAGAAGATCTTGTTGCCATTTCTATCAATGATCTCAACCATCAGGCCAACCAACTTGACCAAAAATtcagg GCGTTTTATTTGGCTGGCGGAGTACCGAAAAAGGGGCAGCAAGAAGGAGGCAGATTTGAAGAAGAAACATTCCACAACGTTCTCAAGGAATTCGATACAAACCTGTTGGCCGAGGCATTCGATATGCCCGAGGAGATTGTGAGACAGATGCAAAAGGGTGGCGAGGAGCGAGGACTCAGCGTGATTGCCCAAGAAAAGATGAGCTTCATCAGGCCTGATGAACAAGAAGAATGGGGAAAGCATGAAGAACGATACGATAACGGGCTGGAAGAAACTTACTGCTCCATGAAAATCAGCACAAACGTTGAGAGCCGGAGAGAAGCCGATATATACTCCAGGCAAGCCGGAAAACTAAACGTCGCTGACAAACATAAGCTTCCTATACTCAAGTTCTTGGACATGAGCGCTGAGAGAGGCGATCTATTCCCG AACGCGTTACTGAGCCCGGATTGGTCCATGCAAGGCCACACAATTGTGTATGTGACCCGAGGAGATGCTCAAATACAAATCTCGAACCACAATGGGGAAACCCTGATGAACGACAGGGTTAACAAGGGCGACATGTTTGTGGTTCCTCAGTACTACGTCTCCACCGCACGCGCAGGAGAAAGCGGCTTCGAATGGGTGGCCTTTAAGACAACAGGATGGCCCATTCGCAACCCTCTTGCTGGTTACACCTCCGTGATCAGAGGCTTGCCGCTACAAGTCATAACCAACTCATATCAGATTTCACCGAAACAGGCCGAAGAGTTGAAGATGAATAGAGGCGGACAGAGTTTCTTGATGTCCCCCGGCCGCGGAAGGCAATTTTAG